From Triticum aestivum cultivar Chinese Spring chromosome 4A, IWGSC CS RefSeq v2.1, whole genome shotgun sequence, a single genomic window includes:
- the LOC123088473 gene encoding disease resistance protein RGA4, with product MEAAVATAFACRIAPKLLEFLAANHRLRQNLEHEITYIRNEFALISATIQQDDDRHWRSSGGSEHMQRAWIKVIRELAHAIEDCIDRFMHRLTISRTSTWIRQALHRLQTVTVRKEFAKTIRELKKISQDSSKLRETYYNASTGADTSLSASPFAVACTPEMTAEMVIDDTISTRSPVGMDTPQDELMELVQQQQQHLKVISIVGFDGIGKTLLARHVYQSMMSQYEVWAWVCAAEQRGASDVLEVILQQFPIPTTFTSGGGSLSKLCAILRSCLQTKRFFIVLGDMRTEFWHDIKDAFVGLNGRVLVTTAIQSVANACSSSAAHDHVYTMKTLPDGHSRQLFFKEAFQDNDPPVSKEDQLGSEALKKCDGLPLALVTTARYLQSTGNPTRENWATLCHNLGAHLETKEMLARMKCVLVQSYTSLVKHDVKTCLLYVGMYPSGRTVRRRSLIRKWCAEGFIQGDYMCNALDAATGNFKDLVNRSIIQRTDTSSKNSVDQVKTYHTHGMMLEFILHISKCDNFITLLYDQLAPSHPPNKIRWLSLHDASAKVANDLSLVRSLTIFGRAHVSVLEFSRYELLRVLDLEECGNHLEDKHLREICSNLLLLRYLSLGAAVKVTMLPKEIKKLKLLETLDVRRTKIEILPTQVMELPCLIHLFGKFKLQEGVGSRKMHKLQTWFSENSKLETVAGFVVDNNKSRGFARLMEHMKHLTKVKIWCEQSTNNSTDPTASDSNSSTNNYTHVSNAIKRFIKRSTDVKKAHSLSIHFNDKWFQDLLVNLSLEKEEASSCYLSSLKLQGGNICSLPPFLTMLGGLTKLCLSSPHHQLSGDILTALSRVRSLAYLKLIASQLDKLAIIKGALGSLRGLCIVVEVMTELEVQEGALPFLESLQLLCKDVNGFCCTTIQSLRRIKEVTLHDGVNYETKQKWKEAAKEHPRRPNLLFVKTAEDVDMGSEPADISTGQSVDCGDLQQNDDEKEDTDKIDILEDFASKTCLDPQVDKECFEQGMEGMVGLEDQQMEDVTQSTDQADKNVVLLVVGENRRKRARLDIGEDNSMDKVVDRVKRKNPEDVQESRPTKQTVPGLVVAVSSGK from the exons atggaggCTGCAGTGGCCACTGCTTTTGCCTGTAGGATAGCTCCGAAGCTGTTGGAGTTCTTAGCTGCAAATCACAGGCTTCGGCAGAACCTGGAGCATGAAATCACTTACATTAGAAATGAGTTTGCGTTGATCTCTGCCACCATTCAGCAAGACGATGATCGTCACTGGAGGAGCAGCGGAGGCAGCGAGCACATGCAGAGGGCTTGGATCAAAGTTATACGTGAACTGGCGCATGCTATTGAGGACTGCATCGACCGCTTCATGCATCGGCTGACCATCTCCAGGACATCAACGTGGATCCGTCAGGCTCTCCACCGGTTGCAGACGGTGACAGTCCGTAAGGAGTTTGCCAAGACGATCCGCGAGCTCAAGAAGATATCACAAGATTCATCCAAGCTGAGAGAAACTTACTACAACGCCAGCACCGGTGCTGACACCTCATTGTCAGCTTCACCATTCGCAGTGGCATGCACACCTGAGATGACAGCAGAGATGGTCATAGACGACACCATTTCAACTCGCAGCCCCGTGGGCATGGACACTCCCCAAGATGAGCTTATGGAGCTggtacagcagcaacagcagcacctCAAGGTGATCTCGATTGTTGGCTTCGATGGCATAGGCAAGACCCTCCTTGCCAGGCATGTGTACCAGAGTATGATGAGCCAATATGAAGTATGGGCTTGGGTTTGTGCAGCCGAGCAAAGGGGCGCAAGCGATGTTCTCGAAGTGATACTCCAGCAATTTCCCATCCCCACCACATTCACCAGTGGTGGAGGTAGCCTCAGCAAGCTCTGCGCAATCCTCAGATCGTGCCTTCAAACCAAGAG GTTCTTCATCGTACTCGGTGACATGAGGACAGAATTTTGGCATGATATTAAAGATGCCTTTGTGGGGTTGAATGGCAGAGTTCTGGTGACGACGGCTATTCAGTCAGTAGCAAATGCCTGCAGCAGCTCGGCAGCTCATGATCATGTGTACACAATGAAAACTCTCCCTGATGGACACTCGAGGCAGTTGTTTTTCAAGGAAGCTTTCCAAGACAACGATCCGCCAGTCAGTAAAGAGGATCAGCTTGGCTCGGAAGCACTGAAGAAGTGTGATGGTTTACCCCTTGCTCTTGTTACTACAGCCCGGTACTTGCAAAGCACAGGTAATCCGACGCGTGAAAACTGGGCAACATTGTGCCACAACCTGGGAGCACACCTAGAAACGAAGGAGATGTTAGCAAGAATGAAGTGTGTGCTTGTCCAAAGCTACACCAGCCTTGTTAAACATGATGTCAAGACTTGCTTGCTATATGTAGGTATGTACCCAAGTGGGCGTACAGTCAGGAGGAGAAGCTTGATAAGGAAATGGTGTGCTGAAGGGTTTATCCAAGGTGATTATATGTGTAATGCTCTGGATGCTGCTACCGGCAATTTCAAAGATCTGGTCAACCGGAGTATCATCCAGCGTACAGACACCAGCAGCAAAAATAGCGTAGATCAGGTGAAGACATACCATACTCATGGCATGATGCTTGAGTTCATCCTGCACATTTCCAAGTGTGACAACTTCATTACATTGTTATATGATCAGCTAGCTCCCTCACACCCACCCAATAAAATTCGCTGGCTCTCCCTCCATGACGCAAGTGCCAAAGTAGCCAATGATCTATCTCTTGTCCGGTCTCTGACAATTTTCGGAAGGGCGCATGTATCTGTCTTGGAATTTTCCAGGTATGAATTGTTGAGGGTCTTGGATCTTGAAGAATGTGGTAACCACTTGGAGGACAAGCATCTTAGGGAGATATGCAGTAACCTATTGCTGCTCAGGTACCTAAGCCTTGGGGCTGCTGTTAAGGTTACGATGCTCCCCAAAGAGATCAAAAAGCTTAAACTTTTGGAGACACTGGATGTAAGAAGAACCAAGATAGAGATTCTGCCAACACAAGTCATGGAGCTGCCATGCTTGATTCATCTATTTGGAAAGTTCAAGCTCCAAGAAGGTGTAGGAAGCCGGAAAATGCATAAGCTACAAACCTGGTTCTCAGAGAATAGCAAATTGGAAACAGTAGCAGGATTTGTTGTGGACAACAACAAGAGCCGAGGATTTGCACGGCTCATGGAGCATATGAAGCACTTGACGAAGGTGAAAATATGGTGCGAGCAGTCCACTAATAATAGCACGGATCCCACTGCCAGTGACagcaacagcagcaccaacaattACACTCATGTCTCAAATGCCATCAAGAGGTTCATCAAGAGAAGCACGGACGTGAAAAAGGCTCACTCACTCTCAATACATTTCAATGATAAATGGTTCCAAGACTTGCTCGTGAACTTGTCcctagaaaaagaagaagcttcctccTGCTATCTTAGCTCGCTCAAGCTACAAGGGGGCAACATATGCAGCCTGCCTCCATTTCTTACCATGCTAGGTGGTCTCACTAAGCTGTGCCTTTCATCCCCTCATCATCAGCTGAGCGGGGATATTCTTACTGCCCTGAGCAGAGTGCGCAGCTTGGCGTACCTGAAGCTGATTGCATCTCAACTGGACAAACTCGCCATCATAAAAGGTGCACTTGGAAGCCTGCGAGGACTATGCATCGTGGTTGAAGTCATGACTGAACTGGAAGTCCAAGAGGGAGCTCTGCCATTCCTCGAGTCGCTCCAGTTGCTATGTAAGGATGTAAATGGCTTTTGCTGCACGACGATCCAGTCCCTGCGGCGTATTAAGGAGGTCACCCTCCATGACGGAGTGAATTATGAAACAAAACAAAAGTGGAAGGAAGCAGCAAAAGAACACCCCAGACGCCCCAATCTCTTGTTTGTTAAGACAGCAGAAGATGTCGATATGGGAAGTGAACCTGCAGATATTTCTACTGGACAGTCTG TTGATTGTGGTGATCTGCAACAGAATGATGATGAGAAAGAAGATACAGATAAAATTGATATCCTAGAGGATTTTGCTAGCAAGACTTGTCTGGACCCTCAAGTGGACAAGGAATGTTTTGAACAGGGGATGGAAGGAATGGTAGGTTTAGAGGATCAGCAGATGGAAGATGTCACTCAGTCTACTGATCAGGCTGACAAAAATGTTGTACTTTTGGTGGTGGGTGAGAACAGAAGAAAGAGGGCAAGGTTGGACATTGGTGAAGACAATTCAATGGACAAGGTTGTTGATAGGGTGAAGCGCAAGAACCCGGAGGATGTCCAAG AATCGAGGCCAACAAAACAAACAGTGCCTGGGCTCGTAGTTGCTGTCTCCAGTGGAAAGTGA
- the LOC123088470 gene encoding uncharacterized protein → MRKAGAWFPWQIHGIRGSWAERRMEMRERRRKKGGAVRCPRQELAGAERRRTCAADGGIQSRPVGRQYTNQARGGVRMRTSSPSGPSTYTSLLAAGVVALVVVGVYHHAHAPHACGLRVSATPMWLSCSRAKLTDRGSQNLGVGLTAMPPVVILVSLTVRTPISASFWMNKGDGRVSRI, encoded by the exons ATGAGGAAGGCCGGAGCGTGGTTTCCCTGGCAGATCCATGGCATCCGCGGCTCCTGGGCAGAAAGAAGAATGGAGATGAGGgagagaagaaggaagaaaggagGGGCGGTGCGGTGTCCTaggcaggagctcgccggagccgagcgACGGAGGACGTGCGCTGCAGACGGAGGGATCCAGAGCCGGCCGGTCGGGCGACAGTACACCAACCAGGCCAGGGGTGGCGTACGAATGAGGACTTCATCACCATCAG GACCTAGCACATACACAAGTTTGTTGGCCGCTGGAGTTGTTGCACTCGTGGTCGTCGGAGTCTACCACCACGCTCATGCTCCACATGCATGTGGTCTTCGAGTCAGTGCGACGCCCATGTGGCTGTCCTGTAGCAGAGCCAAGTTGACCGACCGTGGGAGCCAGAACCTTGGTGTCGGGCTGACGGCCATGCCGCCTGTGGTTATCTTGGTGTCGCTGACTGTCAGGACGCCTATTTCTGCTTCCTTCTGGATGAACAAGGGAGATGGACGTGTCAGTAGAATTTGA
- the LOC123088468 gene encoding probable L-type lectin-domain containing receptor kinase S.5 has product MTMPNTNSMLSFSHIAYAAVVVLALGSRTCNCLQFTYPNFNTINRDDFSFSPGSTIANGALQITPSTGNMGHQSMRVVYVRETLKLWNSKRMAPTSFRTDFLLNILPGQNGAGEGMAFVLTNNPSLPSNSSGQWLGICNATTDGMKTDPVVAVEFDTRKSYEDDLDDNHIGIDINSIKSIRQYPLSNVSIILSSGSDVWVSIRYHGTSKLFQVFLVQSSIRGRYVYQGYIYIDLSQLLQDKIYLVFAGSTGNFTQLNQIKSWNFTMIDE; this is encoded by the coding sequence ATGACAATGCCCAATACCAATAGCATGTTGAGCTTTTCCCATATAGCTTATGCAGCTGTTGTCGTCCTAGCCCTAGGCAGTAGAACTTGCAATTGCTTGCAGTTTACTTATCCCAACTTCAACACAATCAATAGGGATGATTTTAGTTTCAGCCCAGGCTCAACAATTGCAAATGGTGCCTTGCAGATCACCCCAAGTACTGGAAACATGGGCCACCAGTCAATGAGAGTGGTCTATGTAAGGGAGACCCTCAAGCTGTGGAACAGCAAGCGCATGGCGCCCACCTCGTTCAGGACTGATTTCCTGCTCAACATCCTTCCCGGTCAGAATGGGGCTGGAGAAGGTATGGCATTTGTGCTCACAAACAATCCATCGTTGCCTAGCAACAGCAGTGGCCAATGGCTTGGCATATGCAATGCCACGACAGATGGCATGAAGACGGACCCAGTAGTAGCTGTCGAGTTTGACACGAGGAAGAGCTATGAGGATGACCTTGACGACAACCATATTGGCATCGACATCAACAGCATCAAATCTATTCGGCAATACCCGCTTAGCAATGTTTCCATCATCCTCTCAAGTGGGTCTGATGTATGGGTTAGTATCAGGTACCACGGCACATCAAAATTGTTTCAAGTATTTTTGGTCCAAAGCAGCATCCGTGGGCGGTATGTCTACCAAGGATATATCTACATTGATCTATCACAGCTTCTGCAGGACAAGATATATCTAGTATTTGCAGGTTCCACCGGCAACTTCACCCAGCTGAACCAGATAAAGTCATGGAACTTCACCATGATAGATGAATAA